A genome region from Triticum aestivum cultivar Chinese Spring chromosome 2B, IWGSC CS RefSeq v2.1, whole genome shotgun sequence includes the following:
- the LOC123040879 gene encoding probable carboxylesterase 18 yields the protein MEATTKNQETGAGDETARPAPPVLPWSVRLQLFALVTANDIAQRRDGTVNRFLFSFGDRQSPARPRPDAHGVRSADVTVDASRNLWARVYSPAAEAAGPAPLPVLVYFHGGGFTLLSAASTPIDGMCRRFCRELGAVVVSVNYRLAPEHRHPAAYDDCVDVLRYLGATGLPADVSVPVDLSRCFLGGDSAGGNIVHHVAQRWTEAPPSDSPVRLAGIILLQPYFGGEERTEAELRLEGVAPVVNMRRSDWAWRAFLPEGADRNHPAAHVTGEAGPEPELAEAFPPAMVAVGGLDPLQDWQQRYGAMLRRKGKAVKVLEFPDAIHAFYCFPELPDSGRLVEEIRAFIGTKTATHHPDA from the coding sequence ATGGAGGCCACGACGAAGAACCAAGAAACGGGCGCCGGCGACGAGACCGCGCGGCCCGCCCCGCCGGTGCTGCCGTGGTCGGTGAGGCTCCAGCTGTTCGCGCTCGTCACCGCCAACGACATCGCGCAGCGCCGCGACGGGACCGTCAACCGCTTCCTCTTCTCCTTCGGCGACCGGCAGTCGCCCGCGAGGCCGCGCCCGGACGCGCACGGCGTCCGCTCCGCCGACGTCACCGTCGACGCCTCCCGGAACCTCTGGGCGCGCGTCTACTCCcccgcggcggaggcggccgggCCGGCCCCGCTCCCCGTCCTCGTCTACTTCCACGGCGGCGGCTTCACGCTGCTCTCCGCGGCCTCCACGCCCATCGACGGCATGTGCCGCCGCTTCTGCCGCGAGCTAGGCGCCGTGGTCGTCTCCGTGAACTACCGCCTCGCGCCCGAGCACCGCCACCCGGCCGCCTACGACGACTGCGTGGACGTGCTCCGCTACCTTGGCGCCACCGGCCTCCCCGCGGACGTCTCCGTCCCGGTCGACCTCTCCCGCTGCTTCCTCGGCGGGGACAGCGCGGGGGGCAACATCGTCCACCACGTCGCCCAGCGGTGGACGGAAGCGCCTCCCTCCGACAGCCCCGTCCGCCTTGCCGGCATCATCCTCCTGCAGCCGTACTTCGGCGGCGAGGAGCGCACGGAGGCGGAGCTGAGGCTGGAGGGCGTGGCGCCGGTGGTGAACATGCGGCGCTCCGACTGGGCGTGGAGGGCGTTCCTGCCGGAGGGGGCGGACCGGAACCACCCGGCGGCGCACGTGACGGGCGAGGCGGGCCCGGAGCCCGAGCTGGCGGAGGCGTTCCCGCCGGCGATGGTGGCCGTCGGCGGGCTGGACCCGCTGCAGGACTGGCAGCAGCGGTACGGCGCCATGCTGCGGCGGAAGGGGAAGGCGGTCAAGGTGCTCGAGTTCCCGGACGCCATCCACGCCTTCTACTGCTTCCCCGAGCTCCCCGACTCAGGCAGGCTCGTGGAGGAGATCAGGGCGTTCATCGGGACCAAAACGGCCACTCATCACCCCGATGCTTAA